The window CAACCTCCTCGCCCTCGCACACACCCTCGGCAGCCCGGCACGCGGGCGGACATCCTTGCGGTCAGGACGCGTAGCCGTCGCGGAGAGCCACTGACGTGGTCCGGTCGCTTCGTTGAAGACGGCGAGGATGCGGGGGTGGTCCGGGTGCTCGTGCAGGTCCGGTGGGACGGGCCCACTGGCGGCCGGTCCGGCTCTGATGCATCATCTCCCGCCTCGCGTAGGCGACTTGGCGGCCACTGGCGTTCTCTCAGTGAACTGACCGTCTGTGGTGCGCCAGCTCACCGATGAGGGCCGCGGCGTGTTCGTCGCCGCCTGCGCACCACCACACGGCCGCGCCCTGATGCGTGGCAGCATGAAGGCCCAGCCGGTGGTCGGAGCAGACCGGCCAGACCTGCCAGGTTTGTTTCATGAGGTCGTCCTGGATGAGATCGGCGACCGCCGTCACCGCACCCGCAGGTGTGTCACCCGTGCATGCGTGCAGTCCCCCGTCGCCGACCAGGAGGCGGCCGTCGGAAAGTTCGATCCCGGCGGACACGGGCGTGAATTCCTCCAGGAGCACCAGCCGCGGTTCGCCGTCGATGCCGGCGGTGGGCAGGTCGCGTGCGACGACGCGGAGTGCCTGCCGCAGGGCCGCGAGTCGCTCAGGGGCCAGGTCGAAGCCGGGATCGAACCCGGTCTTCTCGAGGATCCGCCGGGCGAGGTCGGCCATCTCCGATGCGGGCACCTGTGCGGGGTCGCGTTCCACGACCTCGCGCACGGCCTCCCAGGAGTGGCCCCAGTCCAGCAGTTCGCAGGCCAACTCGACCACATCCTGCGGGGCGAGTCGATGCTCGCGCAGTCCGAGGTGGACGCGCGTGCAGAGGCGATCGATCCGCTGCATGGGGGTCCCCGCATCGGTGACAGGCTCAGTGTCCATGAGATCAGTCTGGTGGCTGCGCCACGGGCACGACCAGGCACCTTTCCTGGGCGGGTGTCAGACTCGGTAGCTGATGCGGCCGTTCGACATGGTGAGCGGGACCGGGGTCTGTGCGAGTTCGTCCGACGGGGTGGTGAGCGGGTCCAGGGCGAAGGCGGTGAGGTCGGCTCGCAGGCTGCGCGCGATGCGTCCGGCGCGGTCGGCTTCGCCTGCCGCGATCGCGGCGTGGGTGGTGTAGCCCTCCAGCGCAATGAGCGGGGTGAGCGCCCGCTCCGGGCAGACGGGCGTGATGTCGGTGCCCGCGTGGCGGCGCAGCTGGGCGTAGGCGAGGTGCTGGCGCACTACGAACAGGCCGTGAAGGTGCTGATCGAGGCCGGCTTCGCGGTTGCGGACGTCATGCCGGTGATCACCGCTCTGGACAACCTGGTCCTGGGCTCGGCGCTGGATCTCGCCGCGCCGGAGAGTATGTGGCGGCCAGCTCCGGACGGTTCGACTCCCCTGCTCCAGCGTGCGCTTGCCGCCGTCGGCAGCGGGCGCCGCGCCGACGCGGCGTTCGATCTGACCCTGGCCGGCTTCCTTGACCATGTCCGCGGCCTCGCGGCGTCCGCGGGTCCCGTCTGAAATCAGTACGGCGCGAGCGAGTAGTAGTACTTCGTTAGGTTGATTTGATCTTGGGTGCCGAGTCCGGCAGGCTGCCCGTGTGGACTTGGGGGAGATCGAGCAGCTCCGGGGTGAGTTGGCCGCGTTCGTGGCCGAGGTGTTCGCGTCGGTGCCGCGCCGGGATCAGCGGGCGAAGGGCGACTGCTACCTGCGCGGGTTGATGCTGGACGGTCGCAGGAAGTCGATCCAGCCGATGGCCGAGCGGCTGCCGGACGGCGATATGCAGGCGTTGCAGCAGTTCGTGAACCAGTCGCCGTGGGACCACGCCGCGGTGTTGCGGGCGGTGGCCGTCAAGACGGTCCCCGTCGTCGATCCCCTGGTGTGGGTGATCGACGACGTGTCGTTCCCCAAGGACGGGAAGATGTCGGCGGGGGTGGCCCGGCAGTGGTGTGGGGCGCTGGGCAAGCAGTCCAACTGCCAGGTCGCGGTCAGCCTGCATGCCGCGTCCGACACCGCCTCCGTGCCGATCTCGTGGCGGCTGTTCCTGCCGCAGGAGTGGCAGGACGCCGCCGGACGCCGGGCCAGGGCGGGGGTGCCCGAGGAGGTGGGGCACCGGGAGAAGTGGCGGCTGGCCCTGGATCTGATCGACGAGGCGATCGGCTGGGACCTCGTCCCGCAGGTGATCGTCGCGGATGCCGGGTACGGGCAGAACACCGCGTTCCGGCAGGCTCTGGCCGACCGCGGACTGGACTTCGTCGTCGCGGTGCGGGCGGACGAATCCGCCCATCCGCACGACGCCGTGCCCACCGCACCGGCCTGGAGCGGGACCGGCCGCAAGCCCGCCCTGCGCTACCGCACCGGAGCGCTCTCGTTGAAGGACCTGGCCGCCGAAACCGGCCGCAAGGCCTACCGGCAGGCGACCTGGCGCACAGGGTCCAAGGGGCCGATGCGCTCGAGATTCCGGGTGCGGATCGTGCGTCCGGCCGGTGTCGCGGCCCGCAGACACGCGATGGCCCGGGCGGGCGGCTCCACCGCCTGGGACGGCGTTCTGCCCCCGGCGACACTGCTGAGTGAATGGCCCGCCGACGAGAAGACACCCACCGAGTACTGGCTGACCAACCTGCCCGCCGACACCCCCCTGCGGCACCTGGCCCGCCTGGCGAAGATGCGCTGGCGGATCGAGCACGACTACCGCGAGATGAAGCACGGCCTGGGCCTGGACCACTTCGAAGGCCGCACCTGGCGCGGCTGGCACCACCACGCCACCCTCGTCACCGCCGCCCACGCCTTCCTCACCCTCCGCCGCCTCGACCCAAAAGCAACAGCGCCGGCCTGACCTTCTACCAGGTCCTCGACACGCTCCAGGACCTCATACGCGCATGGACCGGCACATGCCCCACCTGCCACCGCAGCATCCCCGCTTCAGCTCCGCCAGAACACCACCCACGCCAGCCAACCTAACGAAGTACTAGTAGCAGCGCAGTCGTCAAATCCTCGCCAACATGAGGGAGTTCCGGGTGGTGCCATTGCGTGGCGTCAATGCCCGCCCGGGGGATGGGAGTCGGGCACGCTCTCAGTCACAGTGGACGTACTCGGCCGAGAGGGAAGCCGTGGCGGGGGAAGGAAGACCGATGACGGAACCCGGCCTGTTCGAGCTGGAAGCCGTTGTGGTGGGGCAGCCGAAGCGTTCACGGTGGCGCACATACGTGGGCCCCGCCCTGGCCGTGTCCACCGTGGAGGGGACCCCGCCCGCCTGGGTCGCGTACCCCGACGACACGTACTCCGTCCTCACGAAAACATCCGGCGAGTTCATCGTCGGTATCGAGCAGTTCGGGCCGGTGGAGTTCCGCTTCACCGACGCCGAGGGCCGGGAGGTCGGCACCGCCGGCGCCCGTGGACTCGTCAAGACCCGGCAGCTGAGCCTCCGGACGGAGCAGGGGCGCCGACTCCTTCTGACGCGGCCGGGTCTCCTGCACTCCGAATGGCATCTCACGGAGACCGATCCGGAAGAGAGCCCGGCGCCGGAGATCTTCGGCCGGGTCACGGTGAGCACCATCGACTCGTGGATCGGGTTGCAGCAGTACGTGGTCGAGATGGACCCTCGCCTGGACGCCTCCGAACGGCGGACCGTCGTCGCCTCGGTCGTCTGCCTGCACCTGCTCCGCCGGCCTCCGGGTGGCAGCGCCACGCCGGCGTGAGAGGGGCCCTGGTGCTGTGTCCGGGACGGTTCGTGGATGTCCTGTTGACCACGGCGCCGACCCCGAAACCGGTGCGTCGCCCTGATCATGCAGCGCCTGGCCGACGCCGCCGCCCCGGGAGACCTCCGTAAGGGCAGCTCGTGAGCTGATTTCGAACCTTCTCAGTCGAACTGGTCCTGGTTCGTGAGTTGTTGGGCAGCGCCTGCCATTTCGGCGGTGAGGGCCCAGCGCTCGTGGTCTCTCCATTCGCCATTGATGAACTGGAAGGCGGTCGAGTAGCCCTCGCGCCGGAAACCCAGCCGTTGGATCAGCTTCAGGGAGGCAGTGTTGTCGGGCTGGACGTTCGCCTCGAGCCGGTGCAGCCCAAGTTCGCCGAAGGCGTGCTGGATGATGAGCCTCACTCCTTCGGTCATGTAGCCGCGACCGGTCGTGGAGGCGTATGCGGTGTAGCCCAGGGTTCCGTTCTGGAGGGCGCCTCGGACAATGTTGTTGATGTTGGCGCCGCCGACGATTGCGCCGGTGCTGCGACGGCAGATCACGAAGCCTACGTGCGTGGGCTGTTCCAACCGCTTGAGGTAGGCGTCGAACGCTTCCTCCGTGTGGTCGCGGGCGCCCAGCCAGCGGTGGAGCATGTCGGCGCTGTCCTGAGCCAGCGCTGTCAACTCGTCGTAGTCCTGGCGACGGACGTGGCGAACAGCCACTCGCGGCCCTTGCAGGAGGTGGCTGGTGGCTGGCATCCAGCGATTTTATGCAATCGACTTCTTCGACGCGCCGCTGCCTCGGGCCTGAACGACCGGAGTGACACGGGTGGGCGAGCTGTCCGTCGCCGTCTCCCCGTCATGTGCCGGCCACCGGTGGCGCCCGAGCTACTGCATATGATGCGCAGGTGCGTTCCTACTGCATCAGAGCTGCCACGGCCGCCGACCTCGACGAGGCGCGGGCCGTGATGCTGGACACCGTCTATCGCGACTTCGACACCGGGTACGTGCCGCGATGGCATGCCGACATCATCGACCCGGGGTCCTTCTATCTCGCCCCACCCCGGCACACCCTGCTGGTCGCGGTGGACGAGCGGGACGGGACGGTGGCCGGCACGGCCGCGCTCGACGCGCGCGGCCCCGAGTGTCCGCCGAACCCCCAGTGGCTGGCCGAGCGTTATCCGTCGGGCGAGACCGCTCAGCTGCGACGGGTCTACGTGCGCCCGGAACACCGCCGACGCGGACTGGCCCGGCAACTGGTGGAGGGGCTGCTGGAGTTCGCCCGGACGGACGGCCGATACCGCGCCGTGTACCTGCACACGTACCCGCACTCACCCGGCGCCATGGGCCTGTGGCAGACGCTGGGCAAGGTCATGTGCGACGAGCGGGAGGACGTGCCCGGCGGCGGCAGCGGCGTCGTGCACTTCGAGATCCCCCTCAGGTAAACGAACATGATATTCATATTGACGTGGATCGGCGTCAGTCGAAAAGTCCGGCTCCCAGGAACAGACAGAACCAGGAACATGAGACCTCCCCGCCCACGGCTGATGGCCGGACTGCTGCTCGCCCCGCTGCTCTCCGGCTGCTTCTCCTCCTCCAGCGACGACTCGTCCTCGGACTCCTCCGGCTCCGGCAAGGGGGGACGTCTCCGCGTCGCTCTCGCCTTCCCGCCGGCGGAGAACTACTCCCCGTACGGCCAGGACGCCTTCGACCTCTCGCGGCTCGGTGTCACCGAGGGGCTGACCAGGCTGGACGCCAACGGCGCCGCCGTGCCCGCGCTCGCCGAGTCGTGGAGCAGCGACAAGAGCGGCAGGAGCTGGGTGTTCACGCTGCGGGGCGACGCGAAGTTCCAGGACGGCACCGACGTCACCGCCGAGGCCGTCGCCTCCGCCCTCGCCCGCGCCGCCGAGGCCGACCCGGCCCCGTCAGCCGTCTCCGGCGTCAAGCTGACCGCCAGGGCCGTCGGCGACGGCCGGGTCGAGGTCAGCACCGCGGAGGCCGATCCGGTACTGCCGCTGCGGCTCAGCAACCCGAGCCTCGCGGTGTTCTCCTCGAAGGCATACGGCAAGGACGGCAAGGTGAACCCGGTCGGCACCGCCACCGGTCCCTTCGAGCTCACCAGGATCACCGGAAGCACGACGGCCGCCCTGGACCGCTTCGACGATTACTGGGGCGGCCGCGCCCAGGCCTCCGGCATCGACGCGAAGTTCGTCTCCGACGGCACCGCCCGCGCCAACGCACTGCGCACCGGCGACGTGGACATCGCCGAGGCGATCCCCGTCGCGCAGGTGACCACTCTGGACAAGGACACCATTCACGAGGTCAACACCGCCCGGAACACGAGCCTTTACCTCAACACCCGGACGGGCGTCTTCAAGGACGCGGGGCTGCGGGCCGCCGCACGCGAGGCGATCGACACCGACGCGATCGCCAGGGGCGTGTACGAGGGATACGCCGAGCCCGCCCAGGGTCTCTACGGCCCGGCCCTGACCTGGGCGGCCGGGAAGCGCACCGTGCCGGCCGGCCGGGCGAAGGCCGAAGGCCCCAAGGGCAAGAGCGTCACCGTCGCCACCTACAACGACCGGCCCGAGCTGCCCGAGGCCGCCCAGGTACTCCAGCAGCAGCTGAAGAAGGCCGGGTTCACGGTGAAGCTGGAGGTGCGCGCCTACGCGCGGCTCGAAAGCGACCTGCTGGCGGGGAAGTTCGACGCGTCCGTCGTCTCCCGCAACATGATGCTCGACACCGGTGACCCGGTCACCGTCCTGGCCGGCGACTTCAGCTGCGACGGCTCGTACAACCTGTCACTCCTGTGCGACAAGAACGTGGACAGGCTGATCACCGCCGCGCAGACCGAGTCCGACCCGGCCGAGCGGCAGAACGCGGCGATGAGGACGGAGGCCGCGATCCTCGGCACGGACGCGGTGATCCCGCTGGTGCACCTGAAGGTCGTCACGGGCGTCGGCACCTCCGTCAAGGGTGCCCTGCTCGACCCGTACGAACGTGATTTCGTCGGCACCGGGACCCGGCTCTGAAGTCCGCGACCGCACCCCGCGGAGACCGAGTCACCGCCGCCCTGCGCACGCTCGCGCGGGGCGGCGGCCTCACACTGCTGTGGCGAACCGTACTCACGGCCGGCGTGGTGTGCGCG of the Streptomyces sp. NBC_01788 genome contains:
- a CDS encoding amidohydrolase family protein, with protein sequence MRQHLAYAQLRRHAGTDITPVCPERALTPLIALEGYTTHAAIAAGEADRAGRIARSLRADLTAFALDPLTTPSDELAQTPVPLTMSNGRISYRV
- a CDS encoding IS701 family transposase; its protein translation is MDLGEIEQLRGELAAFVAEVFASVPRRDQRAKGDCYLRGLMLDGRRKSIQPMAERLPDGDMQALQQFVNQSPWDHAAVLRAVAVKTVPVVDPLVWVIDDVSFPKDGKMSAGVARQWCGALGKQSNCQVAVSLHAASDTASVPISWRLFLPQEWQDAAGRRARAGVPEEVGHREKWRLALDLIDEAIGWDLVPQVIVADAGYGQNTAFRQALADRGLDFVVAVRADESAHPHDAVPTAPAWSGTGRKPALRYRTGALSLKDLAAETGRKAYRQATWRTGSKGPMRSRFRVRIVRPAGVAARRHAMARAGGSTAWDGVLPPATLLSEWPADEKTPTEYWLTNLPADTPLRHLARLAKMRWRIEHDYREMKHGLGLDHFEGRTWRGWHHHATLVTAAHAFLTLRRLDPKATAPA
- a CDS encoding GNAT family N-acetyltransferase, which gives rise to MPATSHLLQGPRVAVRHVRRQDYDELTALAQDSADMLHRWLGARDHTEEAFDAYLKRLEQPTHVGFVICRRSTGAIVGGANINNIVRGALQNGTLGYTAYASTTGRGYMTEGVRLIIQHAFGELGLHRLEANVQPDNTASLKLIQRLGFRREGYSTAFQFINGEWRDHERWALTAEMAGAAQQLTNQDQFD
- a CDS encoding GNAT family N-acetyltransferase; the protein is MRSYCIRAATAADLDEARAVMLDTVYRDFDTGYVPRWHADIIDPGSFYLAPPRHTLLVAVDERDGTVAGTAALDARGPECPPNPQWLAERYPSGETAQLRRVYVRPEHRRRGLARQLVEGLLEFARTDGRYRAVYLHTYPHSPGAMGLWQTLGKVMCDEREDVPGGGSGVVHFEIPLR
- a CDS encoding ABC transporter substrate-binding protein — encoded protein: MRPPRPRLMAGLLLAPLLSGCFSSSSDDSSSDSSGSGKGGRLRVALAFPPAENYSPYGQDAFDLSRLGVTEGLTRLDANGAAVPALAESWSSDKSGRSWVFTLRGDAKFQDGTDVTAEAVASALARAAEADPAPSAVSGVKLTARAVGDGRVEVSTAEADPVLPLRLSNPSLAVFSSKAYGKDGKVNPVGTATGPFELTRITGSTTAALDRFDDYWGGRAQASGIDAKFVSDGTARANALRTGDVDIAEAIPVAQVTTLDKDTIHEVNTARNTSLYLNTRTGVFKDAGLRAAAREAIDTDAIARGVYEGYAEPAQGLYGPALTWAAGKRTVPAGRAKAEGPKGKSVTVATYNDRPELPEAAQVLQQQLKKAGFTVKLEVRAYARLESDLLAGKFDASVVSRNMMLDTGDPVTVLAGDFSCDGSYNLSLLCDKNVDRLITAAQTESDPAERQNAAMRTEAAILGTDAVIPLVHLKVVTGVGTSVKGALLDPYERDFVGTGTRL